From the Gemmatimonadales bacterium genome, the window GAAGCAGATCGTGGTGGATTACGTGCTGCCCGCGGGACTCCGAAAGCTCGTGCTCCCGATGCGCCAGCCGGCGGAGCTGGTGAACGTGCTGCTCGAGGAACGGAAGGCGCAGGTGACGACGCCGAGTCTCGCGGTGGCGGACAGCGAGCTGATTCAATCGCGCACGTACTATCGGTGGACCGGCTCGCTCACGGCGGGCGATACGCTCCGGGTGGGGCTCCCCGGGAGCGGTGCCGTGCCCTCGTGGCTCTTGCCCGCGTTGGTGGCAGCCGTCGGACTTGCATTCGTGGTGGCCGCGGTGCGCCTGCTGCCGCGCCCGGGCGCGGCGGGCGCGCGCCAGCCCGACGTGCTGCTCGCATCACTCGCGCGGCTCGATGCCGCCTACGGCGGCCGCGAAGCCGAGGTGGCCCCCGTCGAGTGGGCGCGCTACACGGCGGAGCGAGCGCGGCTCAAGGCGGCGCTCGAGGCTGCTCTTGCAACCATCCCGCAGGGCTCCTAGGGTTCGACACCCTGAACCGGACGGCGCGATCCTTCGATCCCCGATTCCCCGGCTCTTCCGCGGCGCGTCCCGCCTCGGCGCGCCGCTTCTCGCCCTGCTCGGCGCGTCAATGCTCGGGTCGCTCGGCGCGTGCCATACAGCGCCGGCGCGCGTCGCCCGCGGCACGCCCATGGCGGACGACGGCGGCGATACGGTGCGGGTGGGTGTCCCGGCGCGCCGCATCGTCTCGCTGGTCCCCGCCATCACCGAGATGCTGTTCGCGATCGGCGCCGGCGACGCCGTGGTCGGCCGCACGACATGGTGCGACTACCCTGCCGCCGCTCTCAAGGTGCCGAGCGTGGGCGACGGCATCGATCCCAACCTCGAGGCCGTGGTCGCCCGCCGCCCGGATCTCGTTCTGCTCTACAGCTCCGGCCAGAATGTCGCCGCCCACGAGCGCCTGGCCGATCTGGGCGTACCATCGCTCCGCCTCACCACCGATCATCTGGCCGACGTGCCCCGGCTGGCGCGCCTCCTGGGCCGCGTGACCGGACACGAGCTCCAGGGCGACTCGGTCGCGCGCGCCTTCGAGGCGGCGCTCGCCGAGACTTCGGCGCCGCCGGGTGTGCATCCGCTGTCGGTGTTCTTCCTTGCCTGGACGCAGCCGGCAATGACGGTGGGGCGGGGGAGTTTTCTTACCG encodes:
- a CDS encoding helical backbone metal receptor codes for the protein MADDGGDTVRVGVPARRIVSLVPAITEMLFAIGAGDAVVGRTTWCDYPAAALKVPSVGDGIDPNLEAVVARRPDLVLLYSSGQNVAAHERLADLGVPSLRLTTDHLADVPRLARLLGRVTGHELQGDSVARAFEAALAETSAPPGVHPLSVFFLAWTQPAMTVGRGSFLTELLARAGARNVFDDVAPSSAVVSIEAVAARNPDLILTLGADAPSLEGRPEWSAVGAVREGRLVHIEGTEFSWPGPRSPDAIRELRSALGNARAAHAATLSAEVGE